One Dreissena polymorpha isolate Duluth1 chromosome 9, UMN_Dpol_1.0, whole genome shotgun sequence genomic window carries:
- the LOC127846452 gene encoding GTP-binding protein REM 1-like, whose protein sequence is MNVGTTQIILRLPDETKHGPERFRCPSQLLCSSNNLNIESTYRKRALSFKKPKEKNLDVFLHDNGMRPRTCSMPSSNSLKKPRAQILRREFMNIEADPDTYTVREFEMNSNGVIIHRSDSFRSRSTNSIVSSEGDIGPISPLSQISHTSSSLSRESPRLSPLACVHRVLVLGASGCGKTALNQQFMTSEYLGGFNTSTDGEAEKTVNVLLNGEETVLSFLERSDLDDLDGNIGGTVIAYIIVYACDDRPSFDRAVDILYTLRQKQHRDEIIIFVGNKSDLVRSRSVTIEEAKAVAKTYDCKFIETSVVLNVHVDELLVGVVKQLRLRNAADIADDKVSPGCAFTSKSLLSKIFKKDNISKSCENLYT, encoded by the exons ATGAACGTGGGAACAACTCAAATAATTCTTCGTCTCCCTGACGAGACCAAACATGGGCCGGAGCGCTTTAGATGTCCTAGTCAATTGCTTTGCTCCTCAAACAATTTAAACATCGAATCCACGTACAGGAAACGAGCATTGTCGTTCAAGAAACCTAAGGAGAAGAATTTGGACGTGTTCCTACACGATAACGGTATGCGACCCCGAACATGCAGCATGCCGTCGAGTAATTCTCTGAAGAAACCTCGGGCTCAAATATTGCGGAGGGAATTTATGAATATTGAAGCGGACCCCGACACCTATACCGTTCGAGAATTCGAAATGAACTCGAACGGTGTGATCATTCACAGGAGTGATTCTTTTCGCTCACGAAGCACCAACAGCATAGTGTCCTCTGAGGGAGACATTGGTCCTATTTCACCTCTTTCACAGATTTCGCATACATCGAGTTCCTTGTCACGAGAAAGCCCGAGGCTTAGCCCTCTGGCATGCGTACACCGAGTGCTTGTGCTTGGGGCGTCCGGATGCGGCAAAACTGCACTTAATCAACAGTTCATGACATCAGAATATTTAGGTGGTTTTAATACAAGTACTG ATGGTGAGGCGGAAAAGACGGTTAATGTATTACTCAATGGCGAAGAAACGGTGCTGTCCTTTCTCGAAAGATCAGATTTAGATGACTTG GATGGGAATATTGGTGGCACCGTCATTGCCTATATAATTGTGTATGCCTGTGATGACAGACCGTCGTTTGACCGAGCTGTGGACATTCTATATACATTGAGACAGAAACAGCATCGCGATGAAATCATCATTTTCGTTGGAAACAAGTCAGACCTAGTGCGATCTCGTAGTGTAACGATAGAAG AGGCCAAGGCTGTTGCCAAGACGTACGACTGTAAATTTATCGAGACGTCAGTGGTATTAAATGTTCACGTCGATGAACTGCTGGTCGGTGTTGTCAAGCAACTACGTCTTCGCAATGCGGCTGATATCGCAGACGACAAGGTGTCTCCGGGATGTGCCTTCACCAGCAAATCATTGCTCAGCAAAATTTTCAAAAAGGATAACATATCTAAGTCCTGCGAGAATCTCTACACGTGA